The Pyrenophora tritici-repentis strain M4 chromosome 10, whole genome shotgun sequence genome contains a region encoding:
- a CDS encoding putative glucose receptor git3 protein translates to MPYDEPVLIPTLTGSLLSCVATACVLISYIVYAKQQQSFRHALVLNLSLAEFINSLNNSISGLYVLTHGKTSPGLACTVNGWVGQWSVQAADFSILAIAIITLLTITRTTYMPNTCLVKKILICASVWFIPTTTASIAAGLDQLKPVSGNWCWISGAEPELRYALGHAWRFSIMLATIGIYIYIWVYMGKHYKTLHLVSAGETYTHHSTVHHRQASQDDAVEQRSESQMELRQIHVEHQVDVDCTEGGPAQSPATDIESGGCQKCCTTVSVTSETDPYSKDTLENKLNVLSSGKHDTPPNDARTTQASNPSRVSSQSRNVEREIKRMLLLNAYPILYIILWMPGMLNRLVEASGHKSRALTVMQCSTQYIGLANAITYGLNKQM, encoded by the exons ATGCCTTATGACGAACCGGTCCTAATCCCAACACTTACTGGCAGTCTTCTCTCTTGTGTAGCAACCGCTTGTGTCCTCATATCCTACATTGTATACGCAAAGCAACAACAATCCTTCCGCCACGCACTTGTTCTAAACCTTTCTCTAGCAG AATTCATCAACTCGCTGAACAACTCCATCTCCGGCCTCTATGTTTTGACCCATGGCAAGACCTCACCAGGCCTGGCCTGTACCGTTAACGGCTGGGTGGGGCAGTGGTCCGTACAG GCCGCTGACTTCTCTATCCTCGCCATTGCCATCATTACGCTTCTGACCATCACACGGACGACATACATGCCTAACACATGTCTTGTCAAGAAGATTCTCATTTGCGCCTCTGTATGGTTCATTCCCACAACCACAG CATCCATAGCAGCAGGCCTAGACCAATTGAAACCTGTTAGCGGCAATTGGTGCTGGATATCAGGCGCAGAGCCCGAATTACGCTATGCACTGGGCCACGCATGGCGCTTCTCCATCATGCTCGCCACCATTGGCATTTACATCTACATCTGGGTATACATGGGCAAGCACTACAAGACGCTGCACCTAGTCTCAGCCGGAGAGACGTACACCCACCACAGTACCGTTCACCACCGCCAGGCCAGCCAAGATGATGCTGTCGAACAAAGAAGCGAATCTCAGATGGAGTTGCGACAAATCCATGTTGAACACCAGGTCGATGTCGACTGTACAGAAGGAGGACCTGCTCAATCACCAGCGACGGATATCGAATCAGGTGGCTGTCAGAAATGTTGCACGACAGTGTCCGTGACATCGGAGACTGACCCATACTCCAAGGACACATTAG AAAATAAATTAAACGTTCTATCTTCGGGAAAACACGATACCCCCCCCAACGACGCTCGTACAACACAAGCCAGTAATCCCAGCCGCGTCTCAAGCCAATCCCGCAACGTTGAGCGCGAAATCAAGCGAATGCTCCTCTTGAACGCATACCCCATACTCTACATTATCCTCTGGATGCCGGGTATGCTTAACCGCTTGGTCGAAGCATCCGGCCACAAGAGTAGGGCGTTGACTGTTATGCAATGCTCAACCCAGTATATCGGCCTTGCTAATGCCATTACGTATGGCTTGAATAAGCAG ATGTGA
- a CDS encoding DDE-3 multi-domain protein — protein sequence MPGTGHRLQPAVLQAILDRIAACESDRAISRATGASRNTVAKLRLSLEFWGVPYPPRCVRLGRPSILRQAQREGLQAYLNGSPGAYMDEMRDFLYDEYDVRISLASVYRELEKMRWSRKLATKRAKEQSEPLRRLYLARMAQHYKAEQIVALDESACNERTGDRKYGWSPIGEPVELSHSFRRSERWSLLPAMTIDGYISYKIFQGAITSEILEDFLEFQVLPFCNPHPGPASVIVLDNASIHRSERVRVLCQSAGVLLEYLPPYSPDFNPIEKSFKQLKGWMKRNSAQAENFIDFGVFLEYAAQLVCCNINCRSWFHRCGYPY from the coding sequence atgccaggcaccggccaccgcttgcagcccgctgttctccaggctatcctcgaccgaattgctgcctgcgaaagtgatcgagccatctctagagctacaggtgcgagccgtaacacagtagcaaagctgaggttgagcttagagttttggggcgtgccttatccgccgcgctgcgttcgacttgggcggccatctatactccggcaagctcagcgcgaaggccttcaggcatacctcaatggctcaccgggcgcatacatggatgagatgagggacttcttgtacgacgagtacgacgttaggataagccttgcgagcgtttaccgagagctagagaagatgagatggtctcgcaagcttgcaacaaagcgggcaaaggagcagagtgagccactccgccgcctctatcttgccaggatggcgcaacactataaggcggagcagatcgttgcgttggacgagagcgcctgcaatgagcgtacgggcgaccgcaagtatggctggtctccaatcggggagccggtggagctatcacacagcttcaggcgatcagaacggtggtcgctgctgccagccatgacgatagatggctacataagctataagatctttcaaggcgcgattacatctgagatcctagaagacttcttagagtttcaagtgctgccgttctgcaatcctcacccagggccagcctcagtaatcgtgcttgataacgcctccatccatcgatcagagcgtgtacgggtgctttgccaaagtgctggagtactccttgagtatctgccgccatactcaccagatttcaaccccatcgagaagagctttaagcagctcaaggggtggatgaaaaggaattcagcgcaagcggagaacttcattgactttggggtctttcttgagtatgcagcgcagctggtgtgctgtaatattaactgcagaagctggttccataggtgtggctatccctattaa
- a CDS encoding lactamase translates to MVEALVPLPEIEKLSDRVIRVLGGNPSKFTLQGTNTYIVGRGLSRLLIDSGEGKPQWIASIKTLLSTENITIDKLLLTHWHPDHIGGVSDLLSHSPDTQVYKNEPHGAWHPITDGQKFETQGATLRAFHCPGHTTDHMAFVLEEEDAMFTADNVLGQGTAVFEDLTAYMKSLDAMSSQFKGRAYPGHGPVIPDGPAKIAEYITHRNQREQQVLDVLAANEGVEMGSMDIVKVIYKDYPENLWEPAERGIRQILEKLKREGS, encoded by the exons ATGGTAGAGGCTTTGGTACCACTCCCTGAGATTGAGAAACTGAGCGATCGGGTAATAAGAGTGCTTGGTGGCAATCCGAGCAAG TTCACGCTACAAG GCACAAACACATACATCGTCGGCCGCGGACTATCCCGCCTCCTCATCGACAGCGGCGAGGGCAAACCCCAATGGATAGCCTCAATCAAGACCCTCCTTTCCACCGAAAACATCACCATCGACAAGCTCCTCCTCACGCACTGGCATCCCGACCACATCGGCGGTGTTTCCGATCTGCTCTCCCACTCGCCCGACACGCAAGTCTACAAAAACGAACCCCATGGCGCCTGGCACCCCATAACCGACGGGCAGAAGTTTGAAACCCAAGGCGCGACATTGCGCGCGTTCCACTGCCCCGGCCACACAACCGACCACATGGCCTTTGTGctagaagaagaagacgcaATGTTCACTGCCGACAACGTGCTCGGACAAGGCACAGCCGTCTTCGAGGACCTGACCGCCTACATGAAGAGTCTAGACGCCATGTCTTCGCAATTCAAAGGGCGCGCGTATCCAGGTCATGGACCCGTCATTCCAGACGGTCCAGCCAAGATTGCAGAGTACATTACGCATAGGAATCAGCGCGAACAGCAGGTTCTAGATGTACTGGCAGCGAACGAAGGAGTTGAGATGGGGTCAATGGATATTGTTAAAGTCATTTACAAGGATTATCCTGAGAATCTCTGGGAGCCGGCGGAGAGGGGGATTCGCCAGATTTTAGAGAAATTGAAGCGAGAGGGGAG TTGA
- a CDS encoding CaiD, Enoyl-CoA hydratase-carnithine racemase: MLLLGPTHRRIFGHALQARTYATASAPAISVTNVPAPHCGSIRILSLNRPAARNAISRQLLAELSHQVNSILDEGDNGSTRALILASEVDSSFCAGADLKERATFTPEDTANFLSSLRGTFASISQLPIPTISALAAPAFGGGLELALTTHLRIFASSTTVALPETRLAILPGAGGTYRLPALIGLARARDLILTGRRVAAPEAYFLGLCDRLVEITADDAKQEGAPRKKVLDEAIRLAREICEGGPIAIKAALAAVEGCALGEQAENAAYDIVVKTKDRDEALLAFREKRKPVFKGE; encoded by the exons ATGTTGCTCCTAGGCCCAACACACCGCCGCATCTTCGGCCACGCCCTCCAGGCGCGCACCTATGCAACCGCATCTGCGCCTGCGATCAGCGTCACAAATGTGCCGGCGCCGCACTGCGGAAGCATACGGATCCTTTCCTTGAACAGGCCAGCAGCACGGAATGCGATATCCCGACAATTGCTTGCCGAGCTAAGCCACCAGGTCAACAGCATTCTCGATGAAGGAGACAATGGGTCGACGAGGGCGTTGATATTGGCGAGTGAGGTGGATTCGAGTTTCTGCGCAGGCGCAGATTTGAAGGAGAGAGCGACGTTCACGCCAGAAGA CACGGCAAACTTCCTCTCTTCGTTACGAGGCACGTTTGCATCCATTTCCCAGCTTCCCATTCCCACCATATCTGCTCTCGCAGCTCCGGCCTTCGGTGGTGGCCTTGAACTAGCCCTTACGACGCATCTGCGCATCTTCGCCTCGTCCACTACCGTCGCCCTTCCCGAAACACGACTTGCAATTCTTCCTGGCGCAGGAGGAACATATCGTCTGCCTGCCCTGATTGGTCTCGCTCGCGCAAGAGACTTGATCCTCACAGGTCGACGCGTGGCTGCGCCAGAGGCTTACTTCCTCGGCTTGTGCGACCGCTTGGTCGAGATAACCGCCGATGATGCAAAGCAGGAAGGCGCGCCGCGGAAGAAGGTGCTGGACGAGGCGATAAGGTTAGCAAGAGAGATATGCGAAGGTGGTCCGATAGCTATCAAGGCTGCGCTGGCGGCCGTGGAGGGGTGCGCATTGGGAGAGCAGGCGGAGAACGCTGCATACGATATTGTAGTCAAGACCAAGGATCGGGATGAGGCATTACTTGCTTTTAGAGAGAAGCGAAAACCTGTCTTCAAAGGAGAGTAA
- a CDS encoding CRAL-TRIO multi-domain protein, whose translation MADLSRVESMQYPAGHLSHLSENQQAQLVEFKNICRDAGYYTPASGGKQASHDDETMLRYLRARRFVPRDAFRQFKGTEDWRKENKLNEIFNTIDIEEYEQTRRLYPQWLGRRDKRGIPLFLFEVAPLNSKNISAYEKQLAKSKTTIPNVANKNTRLFALYESLTNFYTPLCSMVPRSYPETPVSQSNNIVDISGVGLKQFWNLKGHMQDASVLATAHYPETLDRIFIVGAPSFFPTVWGWVKRWFDPITVSKIFILSPQNVYSTLSAYIDHDNIPKKYGGGLDFEWGQLPNLEPTIEAQIKWENPNTQNGRKTFPIGPLKWEQGPDGEMQAWGIGSENGAQRRKLIFTIPNPVGYNQTEPMPPTPMDQIGDPLTSVGTATHPPDTDDVDIDTPPSDTESRPSTSSPPVSVSMPIRAGTSEANFEQQNQTHASGQLANGTPDAAVVDHGHGDKTMTMEPNTVGQAPKEVPLPDREEPPAPGYLDQAKQAAASASAIVSSSATSAAEAVAGMVGASKKEEPIQEPVKAKSPEEEEMDRRIDATSAKDMEAFLREQTATRGQKVG comes from the exons ATGGCCGACCTTAGCAGAGTTGAATCGATGCAGTATCCCGCGGGGCATCTCTCCCATCTTTCCGAGAATCAGCAGGCTCAGCTGGTCGAGTTCAAGAACATATGCCGCGATGCAGGCTACTACACTCCCGCAAGCGGCGGAAAGCAAGCTAGTCATGACGATGAGACGATGCT GCGCTACCTGCGCGCACGTCGTTTTGTTCCTCGCGACGCCTTTAGGCAGTTCAAAGGCACGGAAGATTGGCGGAAAGAGAATAAACTAAACGAAATCTTCAACACCATTGATATCGAAGAGTATGAGCAAACGCGCCGCTTG TACCCGCAATGGCTTGGCCGACGCGACAAACGCGGAATTCCACTCTTTTTGTTCGAGGTCGCTCCCCTCAACTCCAAGAACATTTCCGCCTACGAAAAGCAACTCGCAAAGTCAAAGACCACGATCCCCAATGTCGCAAACAAGAACACTCGTCTGTTCGCCCTGTATGAGTCGCTCACAAACTTCTACACGCCCTTGTGCTCCATGGTTCCCCGCAGCTATCCAGAGACTCCCGTTTCGCAGAGTAACAACATTGTGGATATCAGCGGTGTGGGCTTGAAGCAGTTCTGGAACCTCAAGGGACACATGCAGGATGCATCGGTTCTGGCCACAGCACACTATCCCGAGACGCTCGACCGTATTTTT ATCGTCGGCGCACCGAGCTTCTTCCCGACTGTCTGGGGCTGGGTCAAACGCTGGTTTGATCCCATCACTGTCTCTAAGATCTTCATTCTCTCCCCGCAAAACGTCTACTCGACACTGTCTGCATACATTGATCACGACAACATCCCGAAGAAGTATGGTGGCGGTCTCGATTTCGAGTGGGGGCAGTTGCCGAATCTTGAACCAACCATCGAAGCACAGATCAAATGGGAGAACCCCAACACCCAGAACGGACGTAAGACGTTCCCGATTGGCCCACTCAAATGGGAACAAGGACCTGATGGGGAAATGCAAGCCTGGGGCATTGGTAGTGAGAACGGAGCTCAAAGGCGAAAGCTAATCTTCACCATCCCGAACCCCGTGGGCTACAACCAAACCGAGCCGATGCCACCCACGCCCATGGACCAAATCGGTGACCCTCTCACGAGTGTAGGAACAGCTACACACCCTCCCGACACCGACGACGTAGACATCGACACTCCACCTTCCGACACCGAGTCGCGCCCTTCGACGAGCTCACCACCCGTCTCGGTGAGCATGCCTATCCGCGCGGGAACATCCGAAGCAAATTTTGAGCAACAAAACCAGACTCACGCCTCAGGACAGCTCGCAAACGGGACACCAGACGCAGCAGTTGTCGACCATGGGCATGGAGACAAGACGATGACCATGGAGCCCAATACAGTTGGCCAGGCCCCTAAAGAGGTACCGCTCCCCGATCGCGAAGAACCCCCTGCCCCCGGTTACCTAGACCAAGCTAAACAAGCCGCTGCATCAGCTTCTGCCATAGTCTCATCGAGTGCTACTTCTGCTGCCGAAGCCGTTGCCGGCATGGTTGGGGCAAGTAAAAAGGAGGAGCCGATACAAGAGCCCGTGAAGGCAAAGAGTCCcgaagaggaggagatggaTAGGAGGATCGATGCGACGAGTGCAAAGGACATGGAAGCGTTTTTGAGGGAGCAGACGGCTACTAGGGGGCAGAAAGTCGGTTGA